Below is a window of Pelagicoccus albus DNA.
AGCGTCTTCATCGCGTAGTCAGGGCTATCCAAATATCCGTCGAAGAAATGCTCGGCGTCGTAAATTACCTCACGCCCACTCTCCTTCAGGAAGCGGACACTGTCCTCGATCATAGCAAGGTTCTCCTCCGGAGCTACTCGAATAACCTCTGTAACATGGAGGAGCCATGTCTTACCAAAAATGGTTACGACTGGTGTGCACGCATCGATCAATGTCTTGAGTTGGGGATCTTCCTCCGCCGCAAGATTCGCCCGACGAGTCGAACCGAAAGCCGCCAGCTTAGCATGCTTGAGTTTAAGCTTTTTAGCCTCTTCGAAGAAGGCCATGTCACGAGGGTTGGATCCAGGCCATCCGCCTTCAATGTAGTCGATACCAAACTGATCGAACTTCTCCGTAATTCGGAGCTTATCCGTCACAGAAAAGGAGACGCCCTCGCCTTGGGTGCCGTCTCTCAACGTGGTATCGTACATGAATATTGTTGGCTTGCTCATAATAAAAATCGTTACGCGACACAGCTGTCAGGCCCGTCGTAGTTAAAGTTGATCCGTCCTGCAGGGCTTATTGTTTGGACCGAATGAATGCCTTGATCGACGCTTCGTCGGGATCCACGGAGAACTTCCGAATCTCTTTAGACTTGAGCGCTTCTAGGCTGGGATGAGTCGGTTCGACGCCGGTGCAATTTGCCACCACGTCGGGGAATTTCGCTGGATGAGCAGTCGAAAGCACCACCGCTGTTTCAAGTTTATCCAAATCCTTAAAACCACACGCAGTATGAGGATCAGCAGTGTAACCGTATTCGCGATACACTTCGGAAATGGTCTTGGCGATTTCCTCGTCGTCCATGCGAGTACTGGTCATGAACTCCGTGATCGCCATTCCACCAACCTGGAAACTTCCGTCTTTCTTGAAGCTTTCCATGATCTCACGAGTCATTTCGGCATTGCCGCCCAATGAGAAATACAAGAATCGCTCGAAATTAGAGGCCACTTGGATGTCCATCGACGGCGCGTGGCTGGGGAGTACTTCACCTAGCGAATAGTCTCCCGCATCAAAGAAGCGGTGCAAAATATCGTTCTGATTCGTGGCGACACGGAAGCCGTCCACAATCATCCCCATACGAGAAGCCATCCAGCCTGCCAATACGTTGCCGAAATTGCCGGTCGGAACTACAAAAGTCGCTCGCTCGCGTCGGTCAGCTGGCAACTTCAAGTAAGCGTAAATGTAATACACGCACTGGGCCAGTATGCGGGCTAGATTGATAGAGTTAACAGCGGAGAGATGAACTTCCTGACTAAACTCCTTGTCTCCAAAAACGTCTTTGAGAGCAGCTTGGGCATCGTCGAAACTTCCTTTGATGCAAAGCGGGAATACGTTTTCCTCCTCCAAGCAAGTCATCTGCCGCTCCTGCAAAGGCGAAACACGGCCATCTGGATACAAGATGAAAATGTTTACGCCCTTTTTGCCGAGCAACCCACTTATCGCAGCTGCACCGGTGTCTCCAGAGGTGGCTCCAAGCACATTGATGCTCTCGCCGCTCATGGCGACCTGACGTTCATACAGGCAACCTAGCAACTGCAGTGCAAAATCCTTGAAAGCTAAGGTAGGACCATGAAACAGCTCCTGCACATAGAGCTTATCACTCAGCTTAACCAACGGTGCGTGCTCTTTGTGGTCAAATCGGCTATAGGCCTTCTCTACCAAAGACTTCAGCTCATCCGCTGGAATATCGGTGGCGAAATGCTTGAAAAACTCGTAGCACAGTTCCGGATACGATAGTCCCTCCCAGGTAGGAATCTCCTGACTCAGGTCCGGCATTGATTCGGGCACGAACAAACCTTTGTCCGGGGCAAGCCCGATTTTGACCGCTTCCGAAAAAAGATGCGGCTTAGTCTGACCTCTGGTGCTTACGAATTTCACCGCTTTTTAAGCCTCCGCTTTATCCAAACCAAACGCGGTGTGAACGGCGCGAACCGCTTCTTCAGCGCCCTCTTCGTCAATAACGACGGAGATCTTGATTTCAGACGTACTGATAATCTGGATATTCGACTTAACGTCAGCCAGGGAAGCAAACAGCTTGCTCGCTACTCCTGAATGGCTCCGCATACCGATGCCTACTACGGAGAGCTTAACGACTTCACCAAAAACCGCGACCTCGCCGCCACCCAACTCGTTAAGCACTTTCTCGACCGCGTCGAGCGAGCGCTTCGAATCGTCACGAGTCACGGTAAAAGTCAGATTCGCTACGCCGTTGCGACCGATGTTCTGTACGATCATGTCCACACAGACGTTCGCTTTGCCAAGTGCTTCGAAAATCTGGGCGGCAGAACCAGGCTTATCTGGAATGTTGCTGACCATGATTTTGGCTTGGTTGCGATCGAGAGCGACGCCGCGTACGACGACATCTTCCATTGAGCTTACTTCCTGTTTCACGATTGTGCCTGGGATTGAGGTGTCAAAACTGGATCGTACTTCGAATACGACATTGAACTTGTTGGCAAATTCGACCGAACGGGCCTGCATCACCTTGGTACCGAGACTCGCCATCTCGAGCATTTCTTCATAGCTGATCTCCTGGATCTTGCTAGCCTTGGGAACGATACGCGGGTCAGCCGTGTAAACGCCATCCACATCGGTATAGATTTGGCAAAGGTCAGCATTCAGGCCGCTGGCAAGAGCGATGGCCGAAAGGTCAGAGCCTCCTCGTCCCAAAGTCGTTGTCGTTCCCTCATCGTTTACGCCTTGGAAGCCTGCCACGATCACGACGCTGCCCTTGCCCAAAGCGGCTTCGATCCGCTCGCAATTCATGCTGACGATGCGAGCTCTGGTATGGGCGAGGTCGGTTTTGATACCGGCCTGAGCTCCCGTCATCGAGATCGCCTCAATGCCGAGCGAATGAAGAGCCATGGCAGTCAACGCGATAGTCTCTTGCTCGCCAACAGCCAACAAAACATCCATCTCGCGCTCGTCTGGTTGCTCATTGATGGCCTTGGCCCGAGCGATTAGCTCGTTGGTCACACCCGATCGAGCGGATACCACGACAGCGACTTGGTGCCCTTTCTCGACATCCTCTCTGATGATGTTCGCTACATTCTTGATGCGGTCTACATCCCCTACAGAGGTCCCGCCAAATTTCTTTACTATCCGAGCCATTTCAGTGCGCTTCCAATAATTGAATACAGCTTAGCTTTCGAAGCTGCTGATGGGCATGGTGAATGGTTTGCCCTTCACGTTCGAGCTTTCCTCCAACGCTTTAACGGCGTCGAGAATCGCTTGTTCCGTTGTCATGTGAGTGGTCATGATCAAGGTCGCGTGGTCAGCGCTTTCGTCTACTTCCTTTTGCGTAACACTCGCTAGACTCACTTCGAATTTTGCCAACAAGGAAGCAACCTCGGCCATGACACCCGGCTTGTCCTCCACTTGCAGCCTGACGTAGTAGCGGGATTGTATTTCCTCAGGTTCCGCGAGTTCGATCAAATCACCTCCTTGCGGTGCCGGATCGACAAACTTAGACCCTCCTTGCACAAGCGATTTAGCTCCGTCCACGATATCAGCGATAACAGCGCTGGCTGTAGCGTCCCGACCGGCCCCTGGGCCAATGTAAACCGTTTCTCCAACTACATCGCCGATGATAGACACTGCGTTGAAAACACCATCAACACTTCCAAGTACATATTTCTTGGATACAAGCGTTGGCAGAATCGAGATGTAGAGTTTGCCGGAGGCATGAGCCACATCGATTACCGCCAGTAGCTTGATCGCGTAGCCGTTCTCCTTGGCGAAGGAAATGTCCGCCTGAGTGACCTCTGATATGCCCTGCACAAGTATGTCCTTGTACGGAACCCAGCGGCCGTAAGCGAGGTAAGCGAGCACCACTGCCTTGTGAGCCGTGTCGATACCATCCACATCGAGGGATTCGTCTGCCTCCGCATAACCCAACTTTTTGGCCTGAACGAGGATGTCCTGATAGGATGCTCCCTCTTTCGTCATCCGAGTGAGCATGTAATTGCAGGTACCGTTTAGGATCCCGTAGATGCTGCTGAAGCGATTGATCACCAAGCCATCCTTGATCGCTTTGATCACCGGAATTCCGCCGGCCACACTAGCTTCGAAAAGCAACTGGCCGTTTCCTTTTTTCGCAGCTGCGAAAAGAGCTTCACCATGATCGCAGATCAAAGCCTTATTGGCGGATACGACAACCTTGCCCGCTTCGAGAGCAGCCATGGTCACATCAAGAGCGAGCCCAGTGCCACCCATCAGTTCGCAAACGACATCGATTTCCGGATCGCGAGCGATCGAGAGCGGGTCGGTCGTCAGAGTAGATTCGTCGAAATCGTAATCGCGCTTCTTGCTCGTATCACGAACTGCGATACGAGTCACTTTAACCTTCGCGCCTAACTGGACGCCGAGATCCTTTTCTCTTTTCTGCAGGTGGTTAAATACCCCCTGCCCCACGACACCAAAGCCGCACAGTCCCACTGATATTACGCGGTCACTCATCTACTTCTTTGCAAATTTATTTTCTTCGCCCTTCAGAAGGCGAACGATGTTTTCCTTATGCCTCACCACCACAAGTAATCCGAGTGCGAGAGAGACCCAGGTAAGTGTCGCTGGAGAACCAACGACTAGATTAGTGATCGGCAGGCTGATCGCCAAACAGATGGATGCGAGCGATACATACCGGCTGGAATAAAAAACCGCCAACCACACCAAGACGCCTACCAGTGCAGCAATATACATTAGGGCTACGACTCCGCCGAGCATTGTCGCAACTCCCTTGCCTCCTCTGAATCTTGTGAAGAGAGAAAACGAATGTCCTAGGACCGCGAATACAAGTCCGATCAAACCATAGTGGAAAGACTCGCCTGCCAAAAGGATTGGCCAACCTGTCGCCACGAATCCCTTGATCGCATCGAGCAAGAAAACGATGTTGCCCGCCTTCTTGCCCACGCATCGCTTCACGTTGGTAGCGCCTGGGTTTTTGCTGCCGACACTGAAGATATCGACCCCATTCGCTTTCGCCACCAAATAGCCAAAAGGCAGGGAACCAATGAGGTACCCTGCTCCTGCGGCGCTGAGCGCGACTATTAAGTCGATAGACATTCGTCCTATTCGATAGATTCCTACAAGTGGACGATTTTCGCCTGCTTGATGGCTTCGATGGCTTTGATCTCAGCGATCGCTTGAGCACTTGGTTCACTATCCAAGCAAGCGATGTTCAAAGCGATACCGCCGACTTCGTTGCGGCTGAGGGACATAGCAGCGATGTTAACGCCATCCTTGCCAATGATGTTACCGATCTTGCCCACGATTCCAAGCTCGTCGCTGTTGGCGATAACCAGCATGCAACCGTGTGGCTCGACTTCGACTTCGCGACCGTTGATTGCCACGATGCGAGGAGTATTGCCCTTGCCGATCAAGGTACCTTCAGCAGACACCTTTTCGCCATTTACGCATTCGGCTTCGACCTTGATAAGCTCTACGTAGTCGGTCTCTTCCGAAGACTTGAGAACATCAACCGGCAGACCGAGACGCTCCATGATAACAAGCGCGTTAACGAAGTTAACGTTGCTGCTAACATCCTTCAGGAAGCCCTTCAAAATGCCACGAGTCAAAGAGTTGGCGTCGAGATCGACGACCTTGCCCGAATAAGTGATCTTAACCTTGGACACCTTTTCAAGAGCGAGTTGGTGTACCAGCGAACCGAGAGCCGAACAGAGCTCGAGGTAAGGGCCAACCGTCTTCAGAGTCGCTTCGTCGAGAGACGGCATGTTGATCGCGTTGCGGATTCCTCCACCACGCAAAACGCTGGTCACGCTTTCTGCGATTTCCAATCCCACGCTTTCCTGAGCCTCTTCAGTGGAAGCGCCCAAGTGCGGAGTGAGGTTAAGATTCTTTTGTGAACGGAATGGGTGATCTTCCGCAGGAGGCTCGCTAGTATACACGTCCAAACCGGCTGCCGCGACCTTGCCGCTTTCGAGGCCTTCGAGCAGAGCGTCTTCGTCGATGATTCCGCCGCGAGCGCAATTGAAGAGGCGGACACCGTCCTTCATTGTAGAGATCGCATCCTTGTTGATCATGCCGCGAGTCGCATCGGTGAGTGGCATGTGAACGGTGATGTAGTCGGATTCACGGAAAAGCTTATCGAGCTCGACTTGCTTAACGCCCATGGCTTCCGCCTTGGTCGCAGACAAATAAGGATCGTAGGCCAAAACCGTCATACCAAAAGCCTTGGCACGCTTGGCTACTTCAGCGCCGATACGGCCCATACCGCAAACGCCAAGCGTCTTTTTGAACAGTTCGCTGCCGCCGTAGATTTTACGGTCCCAACGACCTTCGCGCATCGACTGGGCCGCTTGAGCCACGGGACGTGCTCCGCAAAGCATGTGAGTAAAAGTAAGCTCCGCGGTGGCAATCGTGTTGCCGCCCGGAGTGTTCATCACGACCACTCCGTAGTCTGTAGCCGCTTCGGCATCGATGTTGTCGACCCCTACACCAGCACGACCGACAGCCTTCAGAGTCGGGGCAGCCGCTTCAAATACTTCCCGATTTACCTTGGAATCGCTGCGCACGATGATTGCGGCCGCGCCCTTAGCGAGCTCGAGGAATTTGGAATAGTCTTCTTTGAAGGTGCCGTAGGCTTCTACGACTTCAAATCCTTCCTGTTGCTTCAGGAAGTCGACTCCAATTGACGAGATTTTGTCTGCTACTAGGATTTTCATCGGAAAAAAAGAGTGCCCATCAAAAGTGATGCCTTTCAAAAAGCAAATATAGAATAGACTGCTTTTAGTCCCCCATTTCCGAGGGGAAGCGAGTCGTGAGAGCCTATCAGAGATTAGCCAAAAAGCTACGAATCGCGGCCCAATACTCGGAACTGGCTTTGACCACTAGATCGTTGTGCCCAACCCCATCTACCCAAACGGTCTTAACATCATGGCTGCCAAGAGCCTGCGAAAGCTCGAGCCCCTGCTCGAAGGGAACCACTCGATCCTCCCTGCCGTGGATCACTAATGCGGGAGCGCTTACCTCTGGAGCTTTGTCTTCGTTGACGAACTTGTCACCCGGCACCCAAGACAGCGGGAGATAAAGCTGGTAAATGCTCAAAAATGTGGACTCCAGGATCACGGCGAGAGGCTGAAACTCCGTAGCGAGCTGCACAGCGACGCCTCCTCCCAGCGATCTTCCATGCAAAATCAGCCAATTTCGGTCAACTCCCCACTCCTGAACCGCGTGCTCAATAACATCGCGAGCGTCCGAGTAGCAATTTTTCTCGCTGGGAGTTCCCTCCGACAGTCCATAGCCACGGTAATCGAAACTCAGAACATTTACCCCTTGCAGGGCGTAATTCTGCAAAATGAAAAGCGTTTGCCCGATATCCTCCCCATTCCCGTGCGTATAGAAAACCGTCTTGGTCGCCCCGGGAACCTTTTGCCAATAGACCGAAAGGACAATTCCGTCGTCGGCGACCACCTGCTGGATGAAATCATCATCAGCCTGATAGGTGGAAGGTCCAGGCACGAAGAGAAGCTGCTTCGTCACCATCTGGGCGAAGAGATAAAAGAAGAGCACGCACAAGGCGACGAGCACCAGAATGGTATTAAACCCGTTGCGTCTCTCCCGTTCGCGCATGCGCCGACGCTCCGATTAGATTAGCTCTCGCACCGCTTCTAGCAGTTGAGATCTCGGAATGTCCTGTTCGGAACGATCCGCTAGATTGCGAAGCTTCACGATCCCCTTCTCCAATTCCTCGGAACCGTAGATCAAAGCAAAGCGAGCTCCGGATGAGGTCGCGGCCTTGAATTGCTTGCCAAAGGCCTGGCCTTTAAGCTGGTACTCGACCGAATACCCCGCCTGCCGCAGCAAAGCGATATCAGCCAGGGCCACAGGCTTTTCCTCGTCGCCACCGATCACTGCGAAAAAGTCGACCGTATCTACAAACGTTGGCATCTTGCCGCGAGACTTGAGCAGCTCGCCCAGAACCACGTCGCCCATGCCGAATCCAACGGCTGGCATATCCGGACCGCCCATTTTCTTGACCAAGGCGTCATAGCGACCGCCTCCCGCCAAAGCGCGGAACTCGCCCTTCTTGTCGAAAGCCTCGAAGACGAAACCGGTGTAGTACGCCAACCCACGAACGATGCTGAGATCGATCTTGATGAAAGCTCCTAAGCCCATGGCCGACAGGCCTTCGAGCAGGACTTGCCAATCCGCAAGACGCTCGGACAACTGGGACTTGCCTTCCTCATCCGATTCCAAAGCGGCGAAACAATCGCGAATGCCTTCCACAGAATCGAGCTTCAGAAAAGCGTCCACCGAAGCTTTTAATTGATCCGCCTTGTCACCGGCGACTTCCGCCAGCTGGGCGATCAGCTTGTCCTCCGGCATGCGTTCCCATTTGTCCACCACACCGAGAATTCCCGCGATCGCTTCGCCTTCGTAACCGAGGGCCGCGAGGTAGAGCATCCAGAGATTTCGGTCGCTCAAGCGAACGTAGAAATCCTCTTCGTTCAGGCCAAATCCCAGCAAACTCTGGATCAGCAAAGCGATGAGCTCCACTTCCGCCGCCGGACCTGGCTCGCCGAGCAAATCCACATTGAGCTGAGTGAAACAACGCAAACGCCCCTTTTGTTGACGCTCGTAGCGAAAATTGTCGCCAATGCTGAACCATTTGATCGGTCGCTTCAGTCCATTGGCGCGGGCCGCTACCATACGGGCCAAGGTGGGCGTTAACTCTGGACGCAGGGAAACCTGGCGGCCTCCCTTGTCTTCGAAGCAAAAAAGCTGGCTCTCAATTTCCGGACCAGACTTCGCAGTAAAGAGCTCCAAGGACTCAAGTACCGGGCCATCAAATTCCTGAAACGCGAAACGACGGGCCACCTGCCTCCAAATCTGGAAGATGTGCTTCCGCTGAGCGTAATCCTCAGGGTAAAATTCACGAAAACCGGGCAATGTCTTAAATGTGGCCATCTCTCTAAAAATAAAACGCGGGACTATGCCCAAGCCCCCACTGCCAATGCAACACAAAGGTCAAGCAAGAGCAGCCGCGGTCCCGACAGCCCCCCTCCCCGCCAATCCATGTACTTTGGATATCGCCACAAAAAAACGCAAAAACTCCTGCAACGGATCCTGCCTTGTAAGACAGGTTTTCGTGGTGCAGATTTTTCGTGCCTTTTAGTGGCCAAAGAAAAAGGAAGCACATCTTCGTTCTTCTAGGGACAGGCTAATTATCAACCCAGCCCTACGGTCGCTCAGCCACCCCTACTTGGCCAAAGAAAAAGAGAAGAGAGGTCAGGTCGACTGCGTCGAATAACAGGTGCGGACTCTTTTCACGAATGCGGACACGCCGAGAGTCACATCGAGGCGGCTTCCAGCAGTTCCTTGGAAAAGGTGGGCCGGATGCGGAAGAAGCTCTTCTCGGGTCCGTTGGCGGAGTCGCTCCCCCGGAATTCCCAGTAGGCGTCCTCCTCCTCGAAGCGAATTTCGGGATCCTCTACCACATACCAGGTTTCTAAGTCATAGCTCATTTCTATCTGATAACCGACTTCTGAGCGGCGGCTGATGGGGACCTTCCAGCGGAGTATACCGCGGCCACCAGATATTTCTTCTATTTTCGTAGGAAGAGTGGCGAGCACCACGGAGTTGTAGAGGTTGAGGTGCCCCCAGCCATGGTACTTGTCCCAGCCAAGAGTGTCGTTCTCGTCGCCAAGCATGTCGTCGCAACCTGCGTAGAGGAAAAGTTTGAGGTCGCGGCGGGTGAAGTCGGGATTGATGGAAAGCAACATGGCGGCCGCAGCGGACACCTGAGCGGCGGCGAGCGAGGTGCCTCCCGAGTAAGTCCACCACTGGTTAACCTTGCCGTAAGTAGGGTACAGGGCGGGCACGAGGTCGCCGGGAGCGATGAGGTCGATATGGTCTCCGTAGCAGCTATAGTAGACCCGCTTGCGGTCCTTGCCGGAAGCACCCACCGCCACCGCCTCGTCTACTACTGCGGGCCACGACACGAAGTCGTCTCCATAGTTGCCCATCGACGTCACGAAGAGGCAATCCTGCCGGCCGGCCTCGCGAACCGCTTCTGCGAGGAGATCGTCTGGTCCACCACCAGCAGAATAATTGAGAATCCTAACCCCTCGTGCTAAAGCATATTCTATGGCGGCCTCTTCTGCCCCATAAGGGGCGAAGGTCATATGTTTCCATTTGAGGGGCATCACCTTGCAGCGCCACGTAACGGCTGCGAGCAGCAAGCGGTTGTTGGTAGCCGCCGCGATGGCGCTGGCCATTGCAGTTCCGTGTCCATATGGATCGTCGACGACTTCCTCCGGTATGCCAAGAATCTCGCTGTAGGCGAAGTTTTTCCCATCGACAAGTCCGCCGAGCAAGTCGGGATGTTCCAAATCCGCTCCCGTGTCGATCACTCCCACCACCACATCCGAGCTACCCTTTTGGAAGCGCCAGGCTCGTGGTGCTTCTATAGCGGGAAGGTTCCATTGAAGATCGTACAGCAGGTCGTCTGGGACGACGGGAGACGCGTCGAAGTTGCCGAAGAAGTTCTTGAACACTTCGTAGAAATCGACGACTGCGATTTCGGCGAGCGTTTCACGGAGCCGCTGCCGATGGTGGACGATGTGCTTGGATTGTGCCGGATCGAGATGAACGCTCAGAAGCGGCGACTCCTCGAAGGGTTGGCTGAACCGGTAGCCGAGCTGCGAAAGCCGCTCCTCCAAGGCAGACAGCTCGAAACCTCCAATGGGGCGCACCCCTATCTGGTCGGCGGCGTAGAATCGCGTGATCGGCCCCACGTTCTCGGAAGTCGTGAGCGCCATGATCGATTCGTAATGGCCGATGGCTCCGAGAAATACGGGCTGTCCAATCTGAGCGTCGGCTGCGTCCGACGGCAGGGGCTTCTCGATGGGCGGGACGCTGTCGGAGCCGAGACGCGCGTGCGGGAAGGCCAGCTGCAAGGCCTTTGCCCCGGTGGCGGCAAAGGCCGGATCGTTTTCTGTGGGATGATCCTTCGGTCTGGAATCCGAATCAAGGAAGTAGGCAAGAAGACAGAGCCCGCCGGCGGTTATCCAAATAATTGTCCGTTTTTTCACAGGTTTCTGCTGTGGAGTATGATGAAAACGAGCACCCGGCAATACTCCGGGCACTCGGCAAAGGGAAAAATAGTAAGCTATTGCCAGTTCAAAACGACCTCTGCCCATGCATAAGGGGCTCCTCCGTTTGCACTATATGCGTTATAAATTACTACGAGGGTATAGGTGCCAGAAGTTCCACCACTAAACGATTTACTCTGGAATCCTGACAATCCAGAACCAGATCCTGAAGAGACATTTTCATCGACACCGGGACCCCCTACAATCGCAGCTGCATACGCATATTCGGGTCCGGTTTGGGAAGTGTTAGCCTTCACAGTGCCACTCGCTGTCATACCAGCAGGAACCTCAACTTGTGTAGATTCGGAAAAGTAACCATTGGAGTGAACTTCGCCCGAAAGGGTTTCGCTGCCCGGTTCGGGTGCCGTACCAAAAGAAGCGTAAGCGGAATAGACAAGAGTCGAGCTGCCGTGGCCGACGGCTCGGATGCGGAAGAAGGAGGAGCCTCCGGAGATCGGGATCGAGTAACTTTCCTGTCTGACCGAAGACCAAACTGACGAAAAAAGTCGTGAGGCTAGGTCGACTACGCGTAATGGGGGTCTTCTTCTCGGTTTCGTTCCTCTTCCAAGATTGCGGGCACGCATCAGCATGCCCCCCCCGAGTCTTGAGCCTCAACGAACCCAGCCCCTCTCGCCAATCCACAAAAAAAAGACGCCTCGCGGTTGCGAAGGGCGTCTTTCGGAAAAGTCTATCTTTGCTTGGATCAATCGAGACCTTCGAGGTCGATATCCTTGATCTTCGCCTTGAGCACCTTGCCCGCCTTGAACTTGACGACAGCGCGAGTCGGAATGACTACGTCTGTCTCCGGGCGGTTCGGGTTGCGACCTACACGGGCCTTGCGCTTCTGAACTTCGAAAACGCCGAAGTTGCGCAACTCTACGTTTCGACCTTCGGCCAACGCATCCAGAATGATGTCCAGAGTCATCTGGACCGTATCCTGAATCTTGCTCTGAGGGATATCCTTCGTCTTTTCAAAAATTCGTAGGACAATATCGCGTTTTGTAAGGTTGTTGGACATGGCAGCAAAATGAGTTGGAAACTCGTTACATAGTTGAGGCTAAGCTACTTCCACAGTTTGGGTTGCGTCAACCTCAAAGCCATCAAATATCCGAATCCAATGAGTAAAGACGATCAGCCTAAAGATCCACTAGAAGAACTCCAAAAGAACCTGCAGGACCTATTCAAACAGGGAAAAGCCTTCATGCCCTTCGGCGGTCCTACCGGAGGACCCACCGGCGTTGCCAGCCCTGGTCCGGAATCCACGCCACCACCCGAAGAGGAGGACCAAGAGCGAATCGAAGCCCTCAAACGCATCGAAGCCTTCAACCTGAAGCCTCGCGAAATCCGAGACTACCTAGATCGCTACGTGATCCAACAGAATGAAGCCAAAAAGGTGATTTCCGTAGCGATTTGCGACCACTTCAACCACATCCGCCGCTGCCTCGAAAAGCCAGAAATCGCGGATCAGGATTACGCCAAGCAAAACATTATCCTACTCGGCCCTACCGGCGTCGGAAAAACCTACTTGATGCGAAACGTGGCCAAGCTGGTCGGTGTCCCCTTCGTAAAAGCCGACGCCACAAAATTCTCCGAAACTGGGTACATCGGGGGCGACGTCGAGGACTTGGTTCGCGATTTGGTCAAGGCGGCCAACGGCGATACCGAGCTTGCCCAATACGGAATCGTCTACA
It encodes the following:
- the hisS gene encoding histidine--tRNA ligase — its product is MATFKTLPGFREFYPEDYAQRKHIFQIWRQVARRFAFQEFDGPVLESLELFTAKSGPEIESQLFCFEDKGGRQVSLRPELTPTLARMVAARANGLKRPIKWFSIGDNFRYERQQKGRLRCFTQLNVDLLGEPGPAAEVELIALLIQSLLGFGLNEEDFYVRLSDRNLWMLYLAALGYEGEAIAGILGVVDKWERMPEDKLIAQLAEVAGDKADQLKASVDAFLKLDSVEGIRDCFAALESDEEGKSQLSERLADWQVLLEGLSAMGLGAFIKIDLSIVRGLAYYTGFVFEAFDKKGEFRALAGGGRYDALVKKMGGPDMPAVGFGMGDVVLGELLKSRGKMPTFVDTVDFFAVIGGDEEKPVALADIALLRQAGYSVEYQLKGQAFGKQFKAATSSGARFALIYGSEELEKGIVKLRNLADRSEQDIPRSQLLEAVRELI
- a CDS encoding aspartate kinase; amino-acid sequence: MARIVKKFGGTSVGDVDRIKNVANIIREDVEKGHQVAVVVSARSGVTNELIARAKAINEQPDEREMDVLLAVGEQETIALTAMALHSLGIEAISMTGAQAGIKTDLAHTRARIVSMNCERIEAALGKGSVVIVAGFQGVNDEGTTTTLGRGGSDLSAIALASGLNADLCQIYTDVDGVYTADPRIVPKASKIQEISYEEMLEMASLGTKVMQARSVEFANKFNVVFEVRSSFDTSIPGTIVKQEVSSMEDVVVRGVALDRNQAKIMVSNIPDKPGSAAQIFEALGKANVCVDMIVQNIGRNGVANLTFTVTRDDSKRSLDAVEKVLNELGGGEVAVFGEVVKLSVVGIGMRSHSGVASKLFASLADVKSNIQIISTSEIKISVVIDEEGAEEAVRAVHTAFGLDKAEA
- the thrC gene encoding threonine synthase; its protein translation is MKFVSTRGQTKPHLFSEAVKIGLAPDKGLFVPESMPDLSQEIPTWEGLSYPELCYEFFKHFATDIPADELKSLVEKAYSRFDHKEHAPLVKLSDKLYVQELFHGPTLAFKDFALQLLGCLYERQVAMSGESINVLGATSGDTGAAAISGLLGKKGVNIFILYPDGRVSPLQERQMTCLEEENVFPLCIKGSFDDAQAALKDVFGDKEFSQEVHLSAVNSINLARILAQCVYYIYAYLKLPADRRERATFVVPTGNFGNVLAGWMASRMGMIVDGFRVATNQNDILHRFFDAGDYSLGEVLPSHAPSMDIQVASNFERFLYFSLGGNAEMTREIMESFKKDGSFQVGGMAITEFMTSTRMDDEEIAKTISEVYREYGYTADPHTACGFKDLDKLETAVVLSTAHPAKFPDVVANCTGVEPTHPSLEALKSKEIRKFSVDPDEASIKAFIRSKQ
- the plsY gene encoding glycerol-3-phosphate 1-O-acyltransferase PlsY; the protein is MSIDLIVALSAAGAGYLIGSLPFGYLVAKANGVDIFSVGSKNPGATNVKRCVGKKAGNIVFLLDAIKGFVATGWPILLAGESFHYGLIGLVFAVLGHSFSLFTRFRGGKGVATMLGGVVALMYIAALVGVLVWLAVFYSSRYVSLASICLAISLPITNLVVGSPATLTWVSLALGLLVVVRHKENIVRLLKGEENKFAKK
- a CDS encoding alpha/beta hydrolase, coding for MRERERRNGFNTILVLVALCVLFFYLFAQMVTKQLLFVPGPSTYQADDDFIQQVVADDGIVLSVYWQKVPGATKTVFYTHGNGEDIGQTLFILQNYALQGVNVLSFDYRGYGLSEGTPSEKNCYSDARDVIEHAVQEWGVDRNWLILHGRSLGGGVAVQLATEFQPLAVILESTFLSIYQLYLPLSWVPGDKFVNEDKAPEVSAPALVIHGREDRVVPFEQGLELSQALGSHDVKTVWVDGVGHNDLVVKASSEYWAAIRSFLANL
- a CDS encoding homoserine dehydrogenase — its product is MSDRVISVGLCGFGVVGQGVFNHLQKREKDLGVQLGAKVKVTRIAVRDTSKKRDYDFDESTLTTDPLSIARDPEIDVVCELMGGTGLALDVTMAALEAGKVVVSANKALICDHGEALFAAAKKGNGQLLFEASVAGGIPVIKAIKDGLVINRFSSIYGILNGTCNYMLTRMTKEGASYQDILVQAKKLGYAEADESLDVDGIDTAHKAVVLAYLAYGRWVPYKDILVQGISEVTQADISFAKENGYAIKLLAVIDVAHASGKLYISILPTLVSKKYVLGSVDGVFNAVSIIGDVVGETVYIGPGAGRDATASAVIADIVDGAKSLVQGGSKFVDPAPQGGDLIELAEPEEIQSRYYVRLQVEDKPGVMAEVASLLAKFEVSLASVTQKEVDESADHATLIMTTHMTTEQAILDAVKALEESSNVKGKPFTMPISSFES
- the serA gene encoding phosphoglycerate dehydrogenase, with the protein product MKILVADKISSIGVDFLKQQEGFEVVEAYGTFKEDYSKFLELAKGAAAIIVRSDSKVNREVFEAAAPTLKAVGRAGVGVDNIDAEAATDYGVVVMNTPGGNTIATAELTFTHMLCGARPVAQAAQSMREGRWDRKIYGGSELFKKTLGVCGMGRIGAEVAKRAKAFGMTVLAYDPYLSATKAEAMGVKQVELDKLFRESDYITVHMPLTDATRGMINKDAISTMKDGVRLFNCARGGIIDEDALLEGLESGKVAAAGLDVYTSEPPAEDHPFRSQKNLNLTPHLGASTEEAQESVGLEIAESVTSVLRGGGIRNAINMPSLDEATLKTVGPYLELCSALGSLVHQLALEKVSKVKITYSGKVVDLDANSLTRGILKGFLKDVSSNVNFVNALVIMERLGLPVDVLKSSEETDYVELIKVEAECVNGEKVSAEGTLIGKGNTPRIVAINGREVEVEPHGCMLVIANSDELGIVGKIGNIIGKDGVNIAAMSLSRNEVGGIALNIACLDSEPSAQAIAEIKAIEAIKQAKIVHL